The window AACGCAGAACCAATATTTGTCAAAACAAAAATTAGCGAAAAAACTAAAGTCACTATTTGTATTGAGCAAGCCTTCACAAAGTCTCTTTTCAGGCCTTGCTCCTTCGCTTCGCTCAGGACAGGCTCCGCGGCGGACTTCGTAAAGATCAGCGGGCATGGAAAGCCGGTTATACCGGAAGGCTTCCATGCCCGCTGGCCCCATGAAGGTCGCCGCGAGAGGCTCGGGCCTGGGAAGAGACTTAGTAAAGCTTTGGGCGATCTGTGGCGCATGTCAACGCCCCCAAGGGTTTAATAAAAACTGTTCATCGTCAAAAACCTTGGTGCGCTTTTTCTGAGGTTTGTTAGTTTGAATTTGCTGGAGTGAATTTTTAAGCGCATTGGCTTTTAATTCATTACTCTTTTTAATCTTCTCTTCTAATTTTTGAATTTTTTCTTCAACAATCCTAGGGTTGGGATAGGTGCTGCGAATTTTTTTAAATAGCTCTAATGCCTCTTCAAATTTACCCGATTCTTCATAACCATTGGCCAAATAAAATTGAGCATCGGTGGTGTAATTAGAAGTTTGCCCATGTCTTTCCAAAAAAGCCTCGAACACTTCAACCGATTGCCTAACATTTGCTTCGAGAAAAAATGTCAGCCCAACATGAAACAAAATTTTATCGGCAATGGCCCCATTGGGATCTTCTTCATACATCTGCATAAGCTGCCGACGGCTAGGTTCGTAGCGTTTTAACTTCAAAGCAGCATAGGCCACCTTGAAACGATATTCCTGAACATCGGGAATGTTGGGGAAATGGTCGACTAGGCCTTGATAACTCACGAGCGCCTTTTCATAATCCCCCTGGCTAAAATATAAATCGCCCTGTTTTTGATAAGCATGGCGGGCCTCCGGGCTACGGGGAAATCGAGAAAGAACTTGGCCGTAGGCCTTCACCGCCTTTTCAGGTGAGTTAAGCGAGTAATTATAAATATCCCCAATATTTAATAAAATCGTACCTTCAAATTCATTGTGAGGATAATTTTTCAAAACCTTTAAATAAACTAAGACCGCTTGCGTATAGTGCTTTTCGCGAAAATGTTGATCGGCCTTAAACATAAGGCCTGAAAAGGTTTCTTGCTTGGTTGGAAAAAAGAAAAGTAAAGCTAAGAATAAGGGAATAACAATCAGGAGGGCAAGGCGCAGACGCTTCGATTGAAAAAATTTATTCAAGAGGTCTTTCGTCATCGGATTCGGCTAACTGGGCAACCGCGACTACCTTTTCTCCTTCTCCGATTTTAATCAAACGCACCCCTTGGGTATTTCGGCCAATAATTGAAACCCCTTTCACGCTCATGCGCAAAATCTTACCCCCATTGGTAATCAGCATAATCTCGTCTTGATCGCCCACTTGTTTAACAGTCACAACTTTCCCAGTTTTTTCAGTCACTTTCATGGTGAGGATCCCTACCCCACCACGACCTTGCTGACGATATTCTTCAGTAGAAGTGCGTTTGCCATAGCCATTTTCGGCCACGGTCAAAATGCTAGCCCCTGTCACTAACACCTCCATGCCCACCACATAGTCCCCTTCGGCCAAACTTATCCCACGCACGCCCATAGCAGCGCGACCCATAGGCCTTACTGCTTTTTCATCGAAATGGATGGTTTTGCCTTCGCTGGTGCCAATAAAAATGCCATTGTCGCCCTTGGTAATATCAGCCGCAATCAGTTCATCACCTTGGTCAATTTTCAAAGCAATGATACCACCCGCACGAGGGTTGCTGTAGGCCATGAGATCGGTTTTTTTAATCGTGCCTTGTTTGGTGCACATGACGACAAAATGATTTTCTTCAAACTTGAGAACCGGGATCACCGCCGCCAGCTTTTCTTCACCACTCATATTTACTAAGTTAACCACGGCCTTACCCTTAGCCGCTCTGCCCATCTGAGGAATTTCGTGCACCCTTAGCCAATATAATTTCCCAATGCTGCTAATCACCAACACATAGCTATGCGTGCTGGCCACAAACATTTGCGAAACAAAATCTTCTTCACGAGTCGTCATGCCGGTTTTGCCTGACCCACCGCGGCGTTGCGAACGATACAAACTAATGGGATTCCGTTTAACATAACCGGTATGGCTGATGGTCACCACCATCTCTTCATCTTGAATGAGATCTTCTTCAGAAAGTTCATCGGTTTTGGCCACGATTTTGGTGCGCCGTTCATCGCTAAAGCGTTTTTGAATGTCAGCTAATTCGTCAACGATAATCCCATAAATAAGTTTTTCGTCTGCCAAGATGGCTTTAAGTTTTTTAATCAACAATTGGATTTCTTTGTATTCTTCAATGATTTTATCTCGCTCTAAACCAGTAAGCCGCGCCAAGCGCATGTCTAAAATGGCTTGGGCCTGCCTTTCGCTCAATTTAAATTTGGTTATTAAACCAGTTTTAGCTTCGGCCGGGTTGGCAGCTTTTTTAATTAAGTTGACCACGGCATCGATATTTTCAACCGCAATCTTTAAGCCTTCTAATAAGTGAGCCCGCTCTTCGGCCTGCTTAAGATCGTAAATGGTTCGGCGAGTCACCACTTCTTTGCGATGATCGACAAAGAGTTGCAGCATCTGTTTTAAATTAAGCACTCGAGGTTGACCACTGACAATGGCCAGCATAATCACGCCAAAACTGCTTTGCATGGCGGTAAACTTAAACAATTGATTAAGCACCACACCCGCTACCGTGCCTTTTTTCAATTCCACTACAATGCGCATCCCTTCGCGATCACTTTCATCGCGCAAATCCGAAATGCCCTCAATTCTACCCGCCCGCACGAGTTGGGCAATGTTTTCAACGAGCTTGGCTTTATTCACTTGATAGGGAATTTCAGTAATAATGATAGATTCACGATCGCCCTTGGCAATCTTTTCAATGACCGCATTCGCACGCATGGAAATAATGCCCCGCCCGGTTTCATAAGCGGAACGAATTCCCTCTCTCCCTGAAATATAGGCCCCAGTAGGGAAATCAGGGCCTGGAACAATTTTTATCAATTCTTTAATCGTGATTTCAGGATTTTTGATGATAGCCCTCAAGGCCTCCACCACCTCGCCCAAATTATGGGGAGGAATTTTAGTGGCCATACCCACGGCAATACCATCACTGCCGTTAATTAAAAGATTAGGGACACGCGTGGGCAACACAACGGGTTCTTGAGTAACCCCATCGAAGTTGGGAACAAAATCGACCGTTTCTTTATCAATGTCGGCCAACATTTCTTCGGCTAGTTTTGTCAGCCTAGCCTCGGTATAACGATAAGCCGCCGCGGGGTCGCCATCGATCGAACCAAAGTTTCCCTGCCCATCGATCAACGGATAACGCATGTTCCAATCTTGGGCCATGCGCACCAAACTGTCATAAACCGCACTATCCCCATGGGGATGGTATTTTTTCAAAACTTCGCCCACCACACCAGCACATTTCGAATAACGCTTGCTGGAAAGCAGACCCTCTCGAAACATGGCGTAGAGGATCCGCCGATGCACGGGCTTCAAACCATCACGAATATCCGGCAGCGCCCGACCAATAATCACGCTCATCGCGTAATCAAGGTAGGCACCCCGCATTTCGTCTTCAACATTAATGGGAACTACATTGCCAAATTCAGTCATAATTTACAGAAAAACCATAATGAGATGAAGATTACAAGTCAATGAAATTAGAAGGAAGTTTATGGTAGTCGAATGAAGTAGTTTTTTATGCTGCTAATAAAAACTAGTAAATAAAGGGTTGCTATTGATACACAATTATGTATACAATTGATTTACAAATGGAGGCGTAGTTATGCACTTTATTAGCGTCCGGGATTTTAGACAGAAGTCAGGAAAAATTTGGAAATTTCTCAATAAAGAAAAAGAGCTTATCATCACTTCTAACGGAAAGCCCATTGCCCTCGTTACCCCAATTTCTGAAGCCAACTTGGAAGAATCATTGCTCTCTTTGCGGCGTTCCCAAGCCTTAATGGCCATGGAACAAATGCAAAATCAATCGGTTGAAAAGGGTTATGATAAAATGACCATAGACAATATTGATGCAGAAATTCAAAAAGTCCGCCAACAACGCAAAAATTTAAAGTGAAAATCGTTTTAGACACCAATGTGCTTGTATCGGGATTAATAAACCCTTATGGTGCTCCAGCCGCTACTTTACGTCTTGTTCTTAATCAAACCGTAACTCTCCTATACGATGTACGCCTCTTGCTAGAATATCGTGAAGTGTTGTTAAGACCTAGGTTTAATTTTAATTCTCTTCAGGTAGAAAAATTTTTGCAAGCCTTAGAAGTGCTTGGCGTACCCATCAATGCAAAACCACTCAAGATAAAATTGCCCGACCCTGACGACCTAATGTTTATAGAAGTAGCCAAAAGCGGGCTCGCTGACTATTTAGTTACAGGTAATCTTAAGCATTTTCTAAACAAGCAAATAAAAGGTATTCATATCGTTGCACCCCATACGTCGATCGATCTTATCACGAAAGGTAAAGAGAAGCTTTCAAATGATCAAAACTAGTTGACGAGTACCCAATAAACACCCCTGATCACTTCGCTCATCCGTTCAAAATCGAGGGTGTCCATAGTATCACTAGCTTGATGGTAATGAGAATTTCGATAAAACGCTGTATCAGTGATCATCACGGCAGGAATTCCCCTATTCCAAAAATTTCGGTGGTCTGAAAAATCAGTGCCAGTCACCATTTGTGGCGCATTAATGGAAAAAACATCGATTTCCATAACTTGGGACATCTTCTGTTTAAACAATCTTATTAACTTCCAATCTGAGAAAGAAAGTTTTCCTACGAGAGTGATAAAATCCCCTTGAGTGGGATAAAATAATTTGAGTACGAAGGTTGGATATTGTTGAGAATTTTTTTCTTGGGAAAAATAACCGATCATTTCTAGAGAAATCATGTAGTGTATAGGGACTTGCTTCTCTTTCAATGAATTAGCATGAATTGCACTTCCCATAGAATCTGTTGCAAAAAAGGGTGGCTCTTCCAAGGTATAAGCTACAAGATCAACACGGTGCTTAAGAGAGGGAGATAATTCATGTAAGAGCCGAGCGATTTCTAAAACGCCGGCTATTCCGCTTGCATTGTCATCAGCACCTGGTTGATCTCCTGCAACATCATAGTGCGCACCCACAATGATTCGCGGAGAATCTAATGGACCAAAGGAACAAATTAGATTTTGGTAAGGTTTCCCATTGACCTGAAATCCCTGGATTTCAATGGAACATTTTGTTTTCGAAAATTCATCAAAAATGTAGTTAGAGGCTCTCTCTAAAGAAGAAAGATTACGATAATGACGAGCAGGAATTATGGATGTCAAATTATGGACATCTTGTTTTAACCGTTCTTCTTTTACAGGTATAGCAAGTTTAATCTTCGATACATAAATAAGAGGATTGGTTATACTAATGACGGTTAATCCTATTATTATCAAAATAATAAAGCATGTAAAAATCAGTAATTTGGTCTTCATAAATTTTAATCTAGCCCCAACGCTAATTTGAGTTTTTCGTCCACTTTCTTTTGAACTTCCTGGTGAAGATACCCCATTTCTCCTAGAATAATCCTTTTATCCAAGGTGGCAATTTTGTTGCATTTGATCAGAGAATCTAGTTTAAGCCCTGTTTTTTCAAAATGAGGATCGGAAGATTTAAGCCAAAGGTCTGTGGAGCCCTTTCGTTTGGGCAAGTGGGAAGAAATGAAAAGAACACTAACATCCTGGTCCATATATTTTGGCTCAGAAACAATCACCGCCGGCCTTACCTTTGAGCTAGATAGGTCAGTAAAGGGAAATGGAACTAGAATAACCTTGCTGCGTTCAAACATATCTTTTCTTTAAGTCTCTGGCAGAATAGATATCGGGTTCATCGTACAACCAGTCAAATGTGCCCCCGTATTGATTAAAATTGGTCATTTCATCCAATTGGGGATTTGCGTCCTGGGGAAATTTGATCAGCAAGACCTCCCCTTTTTCATGCCTACCAATAGCAACAGGTGTGTTCGTATAACGAACCTTATTAATTAATTCGGATAAATGTTTGCGCGCCTCAGTGGTAGCAATGATTTTCATAATGTACCTTAAGTACATTATGTACATTTCGCCCCTATTGTCAACAATGGTTTGGTCTTCATAAATTTTTTATTTTTCTTACAAGCGATTTGGTCTTTACAAAGTTAACAAAATAACTCAGCATAAATCTATGGATATTCTGTCTAATTATAGTGACCAGGGAATTGATTTATCTTTGCTTAAGCATAAATTAAATCTTACCCCTACGCAAAGATTAGAAGATTTTATGACATTCATGTCCTTTATTGATGATCTACGAAAAGCAAAGATAATGAACAAATATGACCCAATTCAAAAAGATTCTGGAAATATTTTACGATAATCAAATCGAATTCGTATTAATTGGAGGATTAGCAGCCGTTATTCATGGCTCTGCTTCAGCCACTGAAGATGTTGACTTATCTTATGATAGAAATTTGGAAAACACAAAAAAAATAGTAAAAACACTCAACCCCTACCATGTACGCCTAAGAGGTGCTGAGGATGTTCCTTTTATTTTTGATGAACAAACTTTTAAACATAGTGTCAATTTAACTCTTATGACCGATTTGGGCGCCATTGATCTGCTTGGCGAGATTCCTGGATATGAGTCCTATGATTTAATTTTGGCTGATAGTGACACGGTACTTTTATACGACAAGAAATTTAAAGTGCTTTCTTTGGATGGACTCATCAAAAACAAAAAGGCTACGGGGCGAAATAAGGATTTAAAACAATTAGACGAACTTGAAGAACTCAGAAAGATGCAACAACAAAAATCAAACCGTTCTGAGAAGTAAATTGAGGGGACCTTAACAAAAAATACCTTAAAATAATTTGAACCAATCAACATTGTACTTCACGGGCTGATTAGGTTTGGAGGCTGGCAAATCGTTATGCCAATGGGTGGCATTGTGCCATACGTTGAACATCACGTAGGCAGGGATCTGTGGAATAAATTTTTTATTTTGGTATTTCCACAGTTCGTATTCTTGATCTTGCACAACCATAAAATACCGAACGTAGGTGGGTTGCCAGGTAAAACCAAAAATTAAATAATTTTGAAACAAATTAATGTCGGGAAAATCATCATTCCACTTTAGCTTGGTATTGAGACCCCACTTACTTTCTTGCCCCAAAGTGGTCTGAAGAATTTCACCGGTTTTTAAATTAAGCTTACGGGTTGTTTTTAAAAAATTTTCGTCATCAGAGTAATCGGTCCATAAGGTCATGTAGATTGTCGAGGGCTCGGCACATAAAATCTCAATATCAATCTCACTATTATCAACCAAGCCATTCTTATTATAATCTTTTCCATCGTTATAATATGTAAAAAAGGCCGACACCACTCCCTCCTTTAGCGAAGCACAAGACCCTGGTTTGAAACGAGCTACATAAGTTCCATAAAGATAATTCTTTTTGTAAGATTCTAACTGACTCGAACCGCCAGGCCCTGAAAGAGGCGTGTTGGCGGGCAATAGCAATTGAGCCATACGATCATCTTCCGCCTCATTATCAAAAAGACCTATCGTGCCTGCCCCACCAGGCGACAAAGCATAGCCAAAGAAATAAAGATCCGAGCCCTTGTTAAAATTTGTTTCAATCTCGGGTTCGCCATACTTTGCCAAAGGATCGAGAATTGGTGGGGGTGTTGGCGTAACTGTCGGCATGGGTTCTAAAGACGAAGAAACTTGGGGCGATGGTGAGGGCGAAGGAGATAACGATGGGCTTGGTTTAAGCGGGCTGGTTGATTCTAAAGGGTTTAGCATAGGTTCAGAATTACAACTAAAACATACTAAAACAATCATCAAATATAAAAAACGCATCGGCGGCCGTACCTCTCCAGCCACCCTTTCCCTGACTTCATTACAATAATCTCTTAAAAAGTTTTTTCCAAGTCGGAAGAGGTTACTCGAAACCCCTTTAGCAAGCTCGGTTATTGGCTTATACTGATTAGTGTTTGCCAAGGTCCACTGGACCTTGTTTTCCACAAATCAGGGGGTTGAGAGAACCTTAAGCCGATTTGGAAAAAACTTTTTAAGAGCTCCTTTATTGATGATAAGAAAGCGACTCTTCCAGGTAAGCTA of the Deltaproteobacteria bacterium genome contains:
- a CDS encoding type II toxin-antitoxin system Phd/YefM family antitoxin; protein product: MKIIATTEARKHLSELINKVRYTNTPVAIGRHEKGEVLLIKFPQDANPQLDEMTNFNQYGGTFDWLYDEPDIYSARDLKKRYV
- the gyrA gene encoding DNA gyrase subunit A, whose protein sequence is MTEFGNVVPINVEDEMRGAYLDYAMSVIIGRALPDIRDGLKPVHRRILYAMFREGLLSSKRYSKCAGVVGEVLKKYHPHGDSAVYDSLVRMAQDWNMRYPLIDGQGNFGSIDGDPAAAYRYTEARLTKLAEEMLADIDKETVDFVPNFDGVTQEPVVLPTRVPNLLINGSDGIAVGMATKIPPHNLGEVVEALRAIIKNPEITIKELIKIVPGPDFPTGAYISGREGIRSAYETGRGIISMRANAVIEKIAKGDRESIIITEIPYQVNKAKLVENIAQLVRAGRIEGISDLRDESDREGMRIVVELKKGTVAGVVLNQLFKFTAMQSSFGVIMLAIVSGQPRVLNLKQMLQLFVDHRKEVVTRRTIYDLKQAEERAHLLEGLKIAVENIDAVVNLIKKAANPAEAKTGLITKFKLSERQAQAILDMRLARLTGLERDKIIEEYKEIQLLIKKLKAILADEKLIYGIIVDELADIQKRFSDERRTKIVAKTDELSEEDLIQDEEMVVTISHTGYVKRNPISLYRSQRRGGSGKTGMTTREEDFVSQMFVASTHSYVLVISSIGKLYWLRVHEIPQMGRAAKGKAVVNLVNMSGEEKLAAVIPVLKFEENHFVVMCTKQGTIKKTDLMAYSNPRAGGIIALKIDQGDELIAADITKGDNGIFIGTSEGKTIHFDEKAVRPMGRAAMGVRGISLAEGDYVVGMEVLVTGASILTVAENGYGKRTSTEEYRQQGRGGVGILTMKVTEKTGKVVTVKQVGDQDEIMLITNGGKILRMSVKGVSIIGRNTQGVRLIKIGEGEKVVAVAQLAESDDERPLE
- a CDS encoding type II toxin-antitoxin system Phd/YefM family antitoxin gives rise to the protein MHFISVRDFRQKSGKIWKFLNKEKELIITSNGKPIALVTPISEANLEESLLSLRRSQALMAMEQMQNQSVEKGYDKMTIDNIDAEIQKVRQQRKNLK
- a CDS encoding M28 family peptidase; the encoded protein is MKTKLLIFTCFIILIIIGLTVISITNPLIYVSKIKLAIPVKEERLKQDVHNLTSIIPARHYRNLSSLERASNYIFDEFSKTKCSIEIQGFQVNGKPYQNLICSFGPLDSPRIIVGAHYDVAGDQPGADDNASGIAGVLEIARLLHELSPSLKHRVDLVAYTLEEPPFFATDSMGSAIHANSLKEKQVPIHYMISLEMIGYFSQEKNSQQYPTFVLKLFYPTQGDFITLVGKLSFSDWKLIRLFKQKMSQVMEIDVFSINAPQMVTGTDFSDHRNFWNRGIPAVMITDTAFYRNSHYHQASDTMDTLDFERMSEVIRGVYWVLVN
- a CDS encoding type II toxin-antitoxin system PemK/MazF family toxin encodes the protein MFERSKVILVPFPFTDLSSSKVRPAVIVSEPKYMDQDVSVLFISSHLPKRKGSTDLWLKSSDPHFEKTGLKLDSLIKCNKIATLDKRIILGEMGYLHQEVQKKVDEKLKLALGLD
- a CDS encoding putative toxin-antitoxin system toxin component, PIN family, giving the protein MKIVLDTNVLVSGLINPYGAPAATLRLVLNQTVTLLYDVRLLLEYREVLLRPRFNFNSLQVEKFLQALEVLGVPINAKPLKIKLPDPDDLMFIEVAKSGLADYLVTGNLKHFLNKQIKGIHIVAPHTSIDLITKGKEKLSNDQN
- a CDS encoding tetratricopeptide repeat protein; protein product: MNKFFQSKRLRLALLIVIPLFLALLFFFPTKQETFSGLMFKADQHFREKHYTQAVLVYLKVLKNYPHNEFEGTILLNIGDIYNYSLNSPEKAVKAYGQVLSRFPRSPEARHAYQKQGDLYFSQGDYEKALVSYQGLVDHFPNIPDVQEYRFKVAYAALKLKRYEPSRRQLMQMYEEDPNGAIADKILFHVGLTFFLEANVRQSVEVFEAFLERHGQTSNYTTDAQFYLANGYEESGKFEEALELFKKIRSTYPNPRIVEEKIQKLEEKIKKSNELKANALKNSLQQIQTNKPQKKRTKVFDDEQFLLNPWGR
- a CDS encoding glycoside hydrolase family 16 protein produces the protein MLNPLESTSPLKPSPSLSPSPSPSPQVSSSLEPMPTVTPTPPPILDPLAKYGEPEIETNFNKGSDLYFFGYALSPGGAGTIGLFDNEAEDDRMAQLLLPANTPLSGPGGSSQLESYKKNYLYGTYVARFKPGSCASLKEGVVSAFFTYYNDGKDYNKNGLVDNSEIDIEILCAEPSTIYMTLWTDYSDDENFLKTTRKLNLKTGEILQTTLGQESKWGLNTKLKWNDDFPDINLFQNYLIFGFTWQPTYVRYFMVVQDQEYELWKYQNKKFIPQIPAYVMFNVWHNATHWHNDLPASKPNQPVKYNVDWFKLF